A window of Juglans regia cultivar Chandler chromosome 7, Walnut 2.0, whole genome shotgun sequence contains these coding sequences:
- the LOC109001944 gene encoding growth-regulating factor 5-like isoform X2 has translation MMSASARNRSPFTSTQWQELEHQALIFKYMVSGIPIPPDLLYGIKRSLNSSIPSGLFPHCPIAWGCFEMGIGRKVDPEPGRCRRTDGKKWRCSKEAYPDSKYCERHMHRGRNRSRKPVEVTSTATTTTNLSPPIASTNRNLTTNTSPIPTTSSFCVSPLPSSVSSEIHPHPHPYHESTLYPLLYSHSSSSRPPVSGLFSQDNTTHQLFLNSRSYSQGGKDYSCFHGAREGVDEKAFFPDASGTDRSLPDSYQRYLTVDSYKDFKSPELVKTEKKTETHKPLHQFFGEWPPKNTDSWLDLASDSRVLTGD, from the exons ATGATGAGTGCAAGTGCAAGAAATAGGTCTCCTTTCACATCAACTCAGTGGCAAGAGCTTGAACACCAAGCTCTTATATTCAAATACATGGTCTCAGGAATACCTATCCCACCTGATCTCCTATATGGCATCAAAAGAAGCTTGAACTCTTCAATTCCTTCAGGGCTATTCCCTCATTGTCCCA TTGCCTGGGGATGTTTTGAGATGGGAATTGGCAGAAAAGTAGACCCAGAGCCAGGAAGGTGCAGGAGAACAGATGGTAAGAAGTGGAGGTGCTCAAAGGAAGCATACCCAGATTCCAAGTACTGTGAGAGACACATGCATAGAGGCAGAAACCGTTCAAGAAAGCCTGTGGAAGTTACCTCAACTGCAACAACCACCACAAACCTCTCACCACCCATCGCATCAACCAACCGAAACCTTACCACAAACACCAGCCCTATTCCTACAACCTCTTCTTTCTGTGTCTCTCCCCTACCTTCTTCAGTGAGCTCGGAAATCCATCCCCATCCCCATCCTTACCACGAGAGCACTCTTTATCCCTTACTTTATTCACATTCCTCCTCTTCCAGACCTCCAGTTTCTGGTCTGTTTTCTCAAGATAACACTACCCATCAACTATTTTTGAACTCCAGATCTTATTCTCAGGGTGGTAAAGATTACAG TTGTTTTCATGGAGCAAGGGAGGGTGTGGATGAGAAAGCTTTCTTCCCAGATGCTTCAGGGACCGACAGAAGCCTACCTGATTCATATCAGAGATATTTGACAGTGGACTCCTATAAAG ATTTCAAGTCACCGGAACTAGTTAAAACTGAGAAGAAAACGGAAACCCATAAGCCACTGCACCAATTTTTTGGAGAGTGGCCCCCCAAAAATACAGATTCCTGGCTTGATCTTGCATCTGATTCTAGGGTCCTAACAG GTGATTGA
- the LOC109001944 gene encoding growth-regulating factor 5-like isoform X1, with protein sequence MMSASARNRSPFTSTQWQELEHQALIFKYMVSGIPIPPDLLYGIKRSLNSSIPSGLFPHCPIAWGCFEMGIGRKVDPEPGRCRRTDGKKWRCSKEAYPDSKYCERHMHRGRNRSRKPVEVTSTATTTTNLSPPIASTNRNLTTNTSPIPTTSSFCVSPLPSSVSSEIHPHPHPYHESTLYPLLYSHSSSSRPPVSGLFSQDNTTHQLFLNSRSYSQGGKDYSCFHGAREGVDEKAFFPDASGTDRSLPDSYQRYLTVDSYKGYSHTQFQSPADSAKKQEQHCFVLGADFKSPELVKTEKKTETHKPLHQFFGEWPPKNTDSWLDLASDSRVLTGD encoded by the exons ATGATGAGTGCAAGTGCAAGAAATAGGTCTCCTTTCACATCAACTCAGTGGCAAGAGCTTGAACACCAAGCTCTTATATTCAAATACATGGTCTCAGGAATACCTATCCCACCTGATCTCCTATATGGCATCAAAAGAAGCTTGAACTCTTCAATTCCTTCAGGGCTATTCCCTCATTGTCCCA TTGCCTGGGGATGTTTTGAGATGGGAATTGGCAGAAAAGTAGACCCAGAGCCAGGAAGGTGCAGGAGAACAGATGGTAAGAAGTGGAGGTGCTCAAAGGAAGCATACCCAGATTCCAAGTACTGTGAGAGACACATGCATAGAGGCAGAAACCGTTCAAGAAAGCCTGTGGAAGTTACCTCAACTGCAACAACCACCACAAACCTCTCACCACCCATCGCATCAACCAACCGAAACCTTACCACAAACACCAGCCCTATTCCTACAACCTCTTCTTTCTGTGTCTCTCCCCTACCTTCTTCAGTGAGCTCGGAAATCCATCCCCATCCCCATCCTTACCACGAGAGCACTCTTTATCCCTTACTTTATTCACATTCCTCCTCTTCCAGACCTCCAGTTTCTGGTCTGTTTTCTCAAGATAACACTACCCATCAACTATTTTTGAACTCCAGATCTTATTCTCAGGGTGGTAAAGATTACAG TTGTTTTCATGGAGCAAGGGAGGGTGTGGATGAGAAAGCTTTCTTCCCAGATGCTTCAGGGACCGACAGAAGCCTACCTGATTCATATCAGAGATATTTGACAGTGGACTCCTATAAAGGTTACTCCCACACACAGTTTCAAAGTCCTGCTGATAGTGCAAAGAAACAAGAGCAACATTGCTTTGTTCTGGGTGCAGATTTCAAGTCACCGGAACTAGTTAAAACTGAGAAGAAAACGGAAACCCATAAGCCACTGCACCAATTTTTTGGAGAGTGGCCCCCCAAAAATACAGATTCCTGGCTTGATCTTGCATCTGATTCTAGGGTCCTAACAG GTGATTGA